A window of the Salvelinus alpinus chromosome 3, SLU_Salpinus.1, whole genome shotgun sequence genome harbors these coding sequences:
- the bccip gene encoding protein BCCIP homolog, with amino-acid sequence MASTMSQFLSTPNSTLIPCPAPVLSLTRGICFGSMASSAKRRAVGMGENPADSEDNSSDEGLEDDVDSAENNSGSEEEIHEEVIVDFEAHTITHNDYNGVKKLMQQLFLKARVNTSELTDLLIQQNHIGSVIRQAEVPEDSDDDEDPADEVFGFISMLNLTERKGVQCVEEVKDLILGQCEKSCPHSVTDDLEKVLNDTSKPVGLLLSERFINVPPQIALPLHKQLQEEMAEAQSSNKPSGKCHYCLMISKTYKDPSKTRGAPPKDELTFVNAEEEFFYEQATMKFHYSVQEETDSVLSGRWSFDDVPMKPQRTVMLIPADRMSAIMDKLKEYLTV; translated from the exons ATGGCGTCCACCATGTCTCAGTTTCTCAGTACTCCCAACTCCACATTAATCCCTTGCCCCGCCCCCGTCCTTTCCCTTACGCGTGGTATCTGTTTTGGCAGCATGGCTTCTTCAGCGAAAAGACGAGCAGTtggaatgggagaaaatcccgcTGATAGTGAGGATAACAGCTCCGATGAAGGATTGGAAGACGACGTTGATTCAGCAGAGAATAACAGCGGATCAGAAGAGGAGATACATGAA GAGGTCATTGTAGACTTTGAGGCCCATACCATTACTCACAATGACTACAATGGAGTCAAGAAACTCATGCAACAGCTGTTTCTGAAGGCTCGTGTCAATACATCCGAGTTGACCGATCTCCTCATCCAGCAGAATCACATTGGAAGCGTCATCAGG CAAGCAGAGGTGCCAGAGGACAGTGATGATGACGAGGATCCAGCTGATGAGGTGTTTGGTTTCATCAGCATGCTCAACCTCACTGAGAGAAAG GGTGTCCAGTGTGTGGAGGAGGTAAAGGATCTGATCCTGGGTCAGTGTGAGAAGAGTTGTCCCCATAGTGTGACAGACGATCTGGAGAAGGTCCTCAACGACACCAGTAAGCCTGTAGGACTGCTGCTCAGCGAGAGGTTCATCAACGTGCCCCCACAGATCGCCCTGCCCCTCCACAAACAGCTACA GGAGGAGATGGCAGAAGCCCAGAGCAGCAACAAGCCCAGTGGCAAGTGTCATTACTGCCTGATGATCAGTAAGACCTATAAGGATCCCTCCAAGACCAGAGGAGCACCGCCTAAAGACGAGCTCACGTTCGTCAACGCAGAGGAGGAGTTCTTCTATGAG CAAGCCACCATGAAGTTCCACTACTCGGTGCAGGAGGAGACGGACAGTGTTCTGAGCGGACGGTGGTCCTTCGACGACGTCCCCATGAAGCCGCAGCGTACCGTGATGCTCATCCCGGCAGACAGGATGTCAGCCATCATGGACAAGCTCAAAGAATACCTGACCGTGTGA